In the Clostridium sporogenes genome, one interval contains:
- a CDS encoding helix-hairpin-helix domain-containing protein encodes MKDKKKIIGSIIIVFVLAVFTVIGYVLSKPEKANINEEEIFVENIKSTEKENRKLEKEITVYINGEVKNPGVYKLKDNSRVEELIKISGGYTSNADTYKLNLAKKLKDEDYIYIEKKGQNNGGTNNNPLPTNSGIDSNGKVDLNSASKEELKTIPGIGDVTAQKIIDHREKQGTFKNFEDLKAIGRIGDKTIERIKEKAEIR; translated from the coding sequence ATGAAAGATAAAAAGAAAATAATAGGATCTATAATAATTGTTTTTGTTCTAGCAGTATTCACAGTTATAGGATACGTATTATCTAAACCAGAAAAAGCTAACATTAATGAAGAAGAAATATTTGTAGAAAATATCAAAAGTACAGAAAAAGAAAATAGAAAATTAGAAAAAGAGATAACTGTTTATATAAATGGAGAAGTTAAAAACCCAGGTGTGTATAAACTTAAGGATAATAGTAGAGTAGAAGAACTCATAAAGATTTCTGGTGGATACACAAGTAATGCAGATACATATAAATTGAATTTAGCCAAAAAACTTAAAGATGAAGATTATATTTATATAGAAAAAAAGGGCCAAAATAATGGAGGAACAAATAATAATCCACTACCAACTAATTCTGGAATTGATTCTAATGGAAAGGTAGATTTAAATAGTGCATCTAAGGAAGAATTAAAAACTATACCAGGTATAGGAGATGTAACTGCTCAGAAGATAATAGATCATAGAGAAAAACAAGGAACATTTAAAAATTTTGAAGATTTAAAAGCTATTGGAAGAATTGGGGATAAAACTATAGAGAGAATAAAAGAAAAAGCTGAAATTAGATAG
- a CDS encoding LCP family protein, with product MGNNKKKKKSSKRKKRRTLKIIIVIFTFIILLGVLGYFYLLGFTNNSKLGEGKINTKKAEAGEPVNILVMGVDVGDPNSKEASDPKRTDTMLVVNYNPKTKEISIVSVPRDTRVTMNGKKIKINSAHAVNGVNGSIEAVENLLGIEINNYAKVDYEGFRKVIDAIGGVEMDITRNMNYDDPSQNLHIHFQKGTTVHLDGKKAEEFFRWRKNNNGTGLADGDLGRIENQHKFISKVIEKVKSPSIIPKIPNILSTIPDYIETDMAPEEIIKYGYAVTKGDKSNINMITLKGEAKYIGNVSYFIYDREKNRDIVYTLKTGSTSQNNNTNTEVDKSEIKIKVLNGTKVNGLAANCEKKLKEMGYSNIVTGNGERRDFTKVRLKKDSFISTQEIENYLKIPNIEKNLQSDENFDIIILLGKDFANDIN from the coding sequence ATGGGGAATAATAAAAAGAAAAAAAAGTCTAGTAAAAGAAAGAAAAGAAGAACTTTAAAAATTATAATTGTAATTTTTACTTTTATTATATTACTAGGAGTATTAGGTTATTTTTATCTTTTAGGGTTTACCAATAATTCTAAATTAGGAGAGGGAAAAATAAATACTAAAAAAGCTGAAGCTGGAGAACCAGTAAATATACTTGTTATGGGTGTTGATGTTGGAGATCCTAATTCAAAAGAGGCATCAGATCCCAAACGGACAGATACTATGCTTGTAGTAAATTATAATCCTAAAACTAAAGAGATAAGTATTGTATCTGTACCAAGGGACACTCGTGTAACTATGAATGGAAAAAAAATAAAAATAAATTCAGCTCATGCTGTAAATGGTGTAAACGGGTCAATAGAAGCTGTAGAGAATCTTTTAGGTATAGAAATAAATAATTATGCTAAGGTAGATTATGAAGGATTCAGAAAGGTCATAGATGCTATAGGTGGAGTAGAAATGGATATAACGAGGAATATGAATTATGATGATCCATCTCAAAATTTACACATACATTTTCAAAAAGGCACTACAGTACATTTAGATGGTAAGAAAGCAGAAGAGTTTTTTAGGTGGAGAAAAAATAACAATGGTACAGGTCTTGCAGATGGAGATTTAGGTAGAATAGAGAACCAACATAAGTTTATATCAAAAGTAATAGAAAAGGTTAAAAGTCCAAGTATAATACCTAAAATCCCAAATATATTAAGCACTATACCAGATTATATAGAAACAGATATGGCTCCAGAAGAAATAATTAAATATGGTTACGCTGTAACTAAAGGTGATAAGTCTAATATTAATATGATTACTCTTAAGGGAGAAGCTAAGTATATAGGTAATGTTTCATATTTTATATATGATAGAGAAAAAAATAGAGATATAGTATATACTTTGAAAACAGGATCAACATCACAAAATAATAATACTAATACGGAAGTAGATAAAAGTGAAATTAAAATTAAAGTATTGAATGGCACAAAAGTTAATGGTTTAGCAGCTAATTGCGAGAAAAAGTTAAAAGAAATGGGATATAGCAATATTGTTACAGGTAATGGTGAAAGAAGAGATTTCACAAAAGTAAGGTTAAAAAAAGATAGTTTTATATCCACGCAAGAAATAGAAAATTATTTAAAAATTCCAAATATAGAAAAAAATCTCCAATCAGACGAAAATTTTGATATAATAATATTATTAGGAAAAGATTTTGCTAATGATATTAATTAA
- a CDS encoding RidA family protein, with amino-acid sequence MEKVVISTKKAPAALGAYSQAIKVGDLLFTSGQVPLDPATGKLVSDDIKKATERSMENLKAVLEEAGTSFDKVIKTVIFLKDMNDFAAVNEVYAKYFKENPPARSCVQVGKLPKDALVEIELVAMI; translated from the coding sequence ATGGAAAAAGTAGTTATAAGTACTAAAAAAGCTCCAGCAGCATTAGGCGCATATTCACAAGCTATAAAAGTAGGGGACTTATTATTTACATCAGGTCAAGTTCCATTAGATCCAGCAACAGGAAAATTAGTTTCTGATGATATCAAAAAAGCAACAGAAAGATCTATGGAAAATTTAAAAGCTGTTTTAGAAGAAGCAGGAACTTCTTTTGATAAGGTTATAAAAACAGTTATTTTCTTAAAAGATATGAATGATTTTGCAGCGGTTAATGAAGTATATGCAAAATATTTTAAAGAAAATCCACCTGCAAGATCTTGTGTGCAAGTTGGTAAATTACCAAAAGATGCTTTAGTAGAAATAGAATTAGTTGCTATGATATAG
- a CDS encoding ribonuclease E/G: MKEIFIERQRENIRIVLRENNHIKELYIEEDNKSPQVGEIYVGMVKNIIPAIKSAFVDIGWNKNAYLYLDKKFNNTHIKKGDYILVEVVKEDLNKKGPKVTNAISIPGRYTVLQILNYEITFSHKIQDEKVKSEIQHNIVKPKDIGILIRTEAINTSIENINNEIKRLSNIYNSLIEKSKYKINTGMLFQNGGIVGKVLRDKLNDNISKIYVNSREDYDYVSDFLKEYKEDNIKVNIYEGERNLLDYYAIEKEILSLRNKKVYLNCGGYIIIDKTEAMYVVDVNSGKNIKGNSMEKTVFNTNMEAAEEICNQIILRNLNGIIVIDFIDMNNENLKEKVLDKLRQGLKRDKNKSVIYPFTQLNLVQIARKRQGKTIYDYLQEPCRFCNGKGSIVSFNYMKLLIRNEVINILNMREIKDIYIELNKRYKDYIDKNKIQFISEIEALEKNIYINYIDSENQYKVEPLIFKNQIKDVEDLKIY, translated from the coding sequence ATGAAAGAAATATTTATAGAAAGGCAAAGAGAAAATATAAGAATAGTTTTAAGAGAAAATAATCACATAAAAGAATTATATATAGAAGAAGATAATAAATCACCTCAAGTGGGTGAAATTTATGTAGGTATGGTTAAAAATATAATTCCTGCTATAAAAAGTGCTTTTGTAGATATAGGGTGGAATAAAAATGCTTATCTTTATTTAGATAAAAAATTTAATAATACCCATATAAAAAAAGGTGATTATATTTTAGTAGAAGTTGTTAAAGAGGATTTGAACAAAAAAGGACCTAAAGTAACTAATGCTATAAGTATACCTGGTAGATATACAGTTCTCCAAATTTTAAATTATGAAATTACATTTTCTCATAAAATACAAGATGAAAAAGTAAAATCAGAAATACAGCATAATATAGTAAAGCCTAAAGACATAGGAATCTTAATAAGAACGGAAGCTATAAATACAAGTATAGAAAATATAAATAATGAAATAAAAAGATTATCTAATATATATAATTCTTTAATAGAAAAATCTAAATATAAAATTAATACAGGTATGCTATTTCAAAATGGAGGAATAGTAGGAAAAGTATTAAGAGATAAATTAAATGATAATATATCAAAAATATATGTAAATTCTAGAGAAGATTATGATTATGTAAGTGATTTTTTAAAAGAGTACAAAGAAGACAACATAAAAGTAAATATTTATGAAGGTGAAAGAAATCTTTTAGATTATTACGCTATAGAAAAAGAAATCTTATCCCTTAGGAATAAAAAAGTTTATTTGAATTGTGGAGGCTATATTATAATAGATAAAACTGAAGCAATGTATGTAGTAGATGTTAATTCTGGTAAAAATATAAAAGGAAATTCTATGGAGAAAACTGTTTTTAATACTAATATGGAAGCTGCAGAAGAAATTTGCAATCAAATTATACTTAGAAATCTAAATGGGATTATTGTAATAGATTTTATAGATATGAATAATGAAAATCTTAAAGAAAAAGTTTTAGATAAATTAAGGCAAGGATTAAAAAGAGATAAGAATAAATCTGTTATATATCCATTTACACAATTAAATTTAGTTCAAATAGCTAGAAAAAGGCAAGGTAAAACTATATATGATTATCTACAAGAACCTTGTAGATTTTGCAATGGAAAAGGATCTATAGTTAGTTTTAATTATATGAAGCTATTAATTAGAAATGAAGTAATAAATATTTTAAATATGAGAGAGATAAAGGATATATATATAGAACTAAATAAAAGATATAAGGATTATATAGATAAAAATAAAATACAATTTATATCAGAAATTGAAGCTTTAGAAAAAAATATTTATATAAATTATATAGATTCTGAAAATCAATATAAAGTAGAGCCATTAATATTTAAAAATCAAATAAAAGATGTGGAAGACCTTAAGATTTATTAG
- the rplU gene encoding 50S ribosomal protein L21 has protein sequence MYAVVVTGGKQYKVAEGDVLFVEKLAVDVDSTVELDNVLLVGKDNGETVIGKPMVEGAKVTAKVLAQGKAKKVVVFKYKPKKDYRKKQGHRQAYTKIQIEKINA, from the coding sequence ATGTACGCAGTTGTAGTTACTGGAGGAAAGCAATATAAAGTTGCTGAAGGAGACGTATTGTTCGTTGAAAAATTAGCAGTTGATGTTGATTCAACAGTAGAATTAGACAATGTTCTTTTAGTAGGAAAAGATAACGGAGAAACTGTTATTGGAAAACCAATGGTAGAAGGTGCTAAAGTTACAGCAAAAGTATTAGCACAGGGAAAAGCTAAAAAGGTTGTTGTATTTAAATACAAACCAAAGAAAGACTACAGAAAGAAACAAGGTCACAGACAAGCATATACAAAAATTCAAATAGAAAAAATTAATGCATAA
- the yhbY gene encoding ribosome assembly RNA-binding protein YhbY, with product MITTKQRSYLRSLANNMDAIFQIGKDGLNDNLLKQLDDALEARELIKISVLKNSFYTAKEASSEICKELNCEGIQCIGSKVVLYRKSKKKPKIELPQ from the coding sequence ATGATAACAACAAAACAGAGAAGTTATTTAAGATCTTTAGCTAATAATATGGATGCTATATTTCAAATAGGCAAAGATGGTTTAAATGATAATTTATTAAAACAATTAGATGATGCATTAGAAGCTAGAGAATTAATAAAGATATCTGTTCTAAAAAATAGTTTTTATACAGCAAAAGAAGCTTCAAGTGAAATATGTAAGGAACTAAATTGTGAAGGCATACAATGTATAGGTAGTAAAGTAGTTTTATATAGAAAATCAAAAAAGAAGCCTAAAATAGAATTACCACAATAG
- the rpmA gene encoding 50S ribosomal protein L27, producing MLVMNLQLFAHKKGVGSSKNGRDSESKRLGVKCSDGQFVLAGNILVRQRGTKIHPGLNVGRGGDDTLFAKIDGVVKYERVGKSKKKASVYPVEVEEVVAE from the coding sequence ATGTTAGTAATGAACCTTCAACTATTTGCTCATAAAAAAGGGGTAGGTAGTTCAAAAAACGGAAGAGATAGTGAATCTAAAAGATTAGGAGTAAAATGCTCTGACGGACAATTTGTTTTAGCTGGAAACATATTAGTTAGACAAAGAGGAACAAAAATCCATCCAGGTTTAAATGTTGGAAGAGGTGGAGATGACACTCTATTTGCTAAAATCGACGGCGTAGTGAAATACGAAAGAGTCGGAAAAAGCAAGAAAAAAGCTAGTGTATATCCAGTAGAAGTTGAAGAAGTAGTAGCTGAATAA
- the obgE gene encoding GTPase ObgE, protein MFIDTAKIFVKSGKGGDGAISFRREKYIAFGGPDGGDGGKGGNVVLVVDPNMTTLLDFTYKRKYKSEPGGNGAGSKCFGKNGKDLHIKVPMGTIVRDAETDKIMADLSKPEDSYIVAKGGRGGKGNCRFTTPTRQAPDFAEPGMPEEERWIKLELKLLADVGLIGFPNVGKSTLLSVVSKARPKIANYHFTTLKPNLGVVSIEGVNNFVIADIPGIIEGASEGVGLGLDFLRHVERTRVLIHVVDISSVEGRDPYEDFLKINEELKRYSIKLYDRPQIIAANKSDMLFDEEKFEEFKTKVEKLGFNKVFKISAATKQGVDPLMKEAARLLSTIPVTELEIAEEDKFVEEEKRFTYSIRKEDNTYIVEGSFVDRLLNAVNVNDPDDLRYFHKVLKNKGVMEELIEMGIKDGDIVRLNDFEFDFLL, encoded by the coding sequence TTGTTTATAGATACAGCCAAAATATTTGTAAAATCAGGAAAAGGAGGAGATGGAGCCATCTCTTTTAGAAGAGAAAAATATATAGCCTTTGGTGGACCAGATGGAGGAGATGGTGGTAAAGGTGGAAATGTAGTATTAGTAGTTGATCCTAACATGACAACTCTTTTAGATTTTACTTATAAAAGAAAATATAAATCAGAGCCAGGTGGTAATGGAGCAGGCTCAAAATGTTTCGGTAAAAACGGAAAAGATTTGCATATAAAAGTACCTATGGGAACTATAGTTAGAGATGCAGAAACAGATAAGATAATGGCAGACTTGTCTAAGCCAGAAGATTCTTATATAGTTGCTAAAGGTGGAAGAGGTGGTAAAGGTAATTGTAGATTTACAACACCTACAAGACAGGCACCAGATTTTGCAGAACCAGGTATGCCAGAAGAAGAAAGATGGATAAAGCTTGAATTAAAGCTTTTAGCTGATGTAGGACTTATTGGTTTTCCTAATGTAGGAAAATCAACTTTACTATCAGTTGTATCTAAGGCTAGACCTAAAATAGCTAACTATCATTTTACTACACTAAAGCCTAATTTAGGTGTAGTAAGTATTGAAGGGGTAAATAATTTTGTAATTGCAGATATACCAGGAATAATTGAAGGGGCTTCAGAAGGAGTAGGGTTAGGTTTAGATTTTTTAAGACACGTAGAAAGAACAAGGGTATTAATTCATGTAGTAGATATATCTTCTGTAGAGGGAAGAGACCCTTATGAAGACTTTTTAAAGATAAACGAGGAATTAAAAAGATATAGTATTAAACTTTATGATAGACCTCAAATAATAGCTGCTAATAAATCAGATATGTTATTTGATGAAGAAAAGTTTGAAGAATTTAAAACAAAGGTAGAAAAGCTTGGTTTTAATAAAGTGTTTAAAATATCAGCAGCTACAAAACAAGGAGTAGATCCTCTTATGAAGGAAGCTGCAAGACTTTTAAGTACTATACCTGTTACGGAGTTAGAAATAGCAGAAGAAGATAAATTTGTAGAGGAAGAAAAGAGATTTACATACTCTATAAGAAAAGAAGATAATACTTATATTGTAGAAGGAAGTTTTGTAGATAGACTTTTAAATGCTGTTAATGTAAATGATCCAGATGATTTAAGATATTTCCATAAAGTACTTAAAAATAAAGGAGTAATGGAAGAATTAATAGAAATGGGTATCAAAGACGGTGATATTGTAAGATTAAATGATTTTGAGTTTGACTTTTTACTATAA
- a CDS encoding RluA family pseudouridine synthase, giving the protein MGNKLIFVVKEINHNIDIKDYLKEVENLSGRFVRKAVRDGRIFVNAEKVIKKHKLTQNDLIEIYMQQDEQQNIEPEDMNIEIVYEDSDIIVINKKTGLVVHPTKSHPTGTLSNGILYHFKKNGEKSIVRLVNRLDRDTSGLIIVAKNQFSHMRLAADMGKDSFKKIYIAVVHGKIEKKQGIINLPIYKEEESESIKRIVDDRGQESITKYKVLEELSKSSVVKLELETGRTHQIRVHMSYLGHPLYGDSLYGNGEEEKEYIERQALHAYKLEFPHPRTGKILKLQCSLPKDIEILIEKLK; this is encoded by the coding sequence ATGGGTAATAAATTAATTTTCGTAGTTAAAGAAATAAATCACAATATTGATATAAAAGATTATTTAAAGGAAGTAGAAAATTTATCAGGAAGATTTGTTAGAAAAGCCGTTAGAGATGGTAGAATTTTTGTGAATGCAGAAAAAGTAATAAAGAAACATAAACTGACACAAAATGATTTAATAGAAATTTACATGCAACAAGATGAACAACAAAATATAGAGCCGGAAGATATGAATATAGAAATAGTATACGAAGATAGTGATATTATAGTTATAAATAAAAAAACTGGTTTAGTAGTACACCCTACCAAAAGTCATCCTACAGGAACCTTATCTAACGGAATATTATATCATTTTAAGAAAAATGGGGAAAAATCTATAGTAAGATTGGTCAATAGATTAGATAGAGATACATCTGGGCTAATAATAGTAGCTAAAAATCAGTTTTCTCATATGAGATTAGCTGCAGACATGGGTAAAGATAGTTTTAAAAAAATATATATAGCAGTTGTGCATGGGAAGATAGAAAAGAAGCAGGGAATAATTAATTTACCTATATACAAAGAAGAAGAAAGTGAATCTATTAAAAGAATAGTAGATGATAGAGGTCAAGAGAGTATAACTAAATATAAAGTTTTAGAAGAGCTGTCTAAAAGTAGTGTAGTTAAGTTAGAATTAGAAACTGGAAGAACTCACCAGATTAGAGTGCATATGTCCTATTTGGGGCATCCTCTTTATGGGGATTCTTTATATGGAAATGGAGAAGAAGAGAAAGAATACATAGAAAGGCAAGCTTTGCATGCGTATAAATTAGAATTTCCACACCCTAGAACAGGGAAAATTTTAAAATTGCAGTGTAGTTTACCAAAGGATATAGAGATCTTAATAGAAAAGCTAAAGTAG
- the yqeK gene encoding bis(5'-nucleosyl)-tetraphosphatase (symmetrical) YqeK codes for MWTEEQIDAYLKENLKEDRYKHVISVKETAIKLAEKYDIDVHKAKIAALCHDCAKNMSDNELLNIIKKHNINLDWISLKNLQITHGLVATIIMKEKMGIEDIDILNAVEYHTTGRNNMSILEKIIYLADIIEPLREFNGVEKLRKLAFIDIDKAMIESLNSTIQYVVSKGELLHINTVIARNCLVNDKL; via the coding sequence ATGTGGACTGAGGAACAAATAGATGCATATTTAAAAGAAAATCTAAAAGAAGATAGATATAAGCATGTAATAAGTGTAAAAGAAACAGCTATAAAATTAGCAGAAAAATACGATATTGATGTACATAAGGCTAAAATAGCAGCTTTATGTCATGATTGTGCAAAAAACATGAGTGATAATGAACTATTAAATATCATAAAAAAACATAATATAAATTTAGATTGGATTTCACTAAAAAATTTGCAAATAACTCATGGATTAGTGGCAACAATAATAATGAAAGAAAAAATGGGAATAGAAGATATAGATATATTAAATGCGGTAGAATATCATACTACAGGAAGAAATAATATGAGTATTTTAGAAAAAATTATTTATTTAGCAGACATAATAGAACCATTAAGAGAATTTAATGGAGTTGAAAAATTAAGAAAATTAGCATTTATAGATATAGACAAAGCTATGATAGAATCTTTAAATTCAACAATACAATATGTTGTTAGCAAAGGAGAACTGTTACATATCAATACAGTTATAGCTAGAAATTGCTTAGTAAATGATAAATTGTAG
- the nadD gene encoding nicotinate-nucleotide adenylyltransferase, which translates to MINKAILGGTFDPIHNAHINVAYEALEKFNLEEVIFIPAGNPPHKINLKKTPAHIRYEMVKLAIEKEKRFSISDFEIKAKGLSYTYKTLKYFKEKEPETNWYFITGEDCLSYLEHWRHIDKVFDMCNFVIFSRKGFKEKEEIIKKKKYILDRYGNKILFMDTSILDISSTKIRNRVKEGKEISFYLPDKVYKFIFENNLYK; encoded by the coding sequence ATGATTAATAAAGCTATACTTGGAGGCACCTTTGATCCTATTCACAATGCTCATATAAATGTGGCCTATGAAGCTCTTGAAAAATTTAATTTGGAGGAGGTTATATTTATACCAGCAGGAAATCCTCCACATAAGATAAACTTAAAAAAGACACCAGCGCATATAAGATATGAGATGGTTAAGCTTGCAATAGAAAAAGAAAAAAGATTTAGCATAAGTGATTTTGAAATAAAAGCAAAAGGCTTAAGCTATACATATAAAACTTTAAAATATTTTAAAGAAAAAGAACCAGAAACAAATTGGTATTTTATAACTGGTGAAGATTGTTTATCTTATCTAGAACATTGGAGGCATATAGACAAAGTATTTGATATGTGCAACTTTGTTATATTTAGTAGAAAGGGATTTAAAGAAAAAGAAGAAATAATAAAAAAGAAAAAATATATATTAGATAGATATGGAAATAAAATACTGTTTATGGATACCTCCATATTAGATATATCTTCTACTAAAATAAGAAATCGTGTAAAAGAAGGAAAAGAAATAAGTTTTTATTTACCAGATAAGGTTTATAAATTTATTTTTGAAAATAATTTATATAAATAA
- a CDS encoding ribosomal-processing cysteine protease Prp has protein sequence MVNVIFEKKNDNIVLVKMSGHAESTDQGYDMVCSAISAISITIANGITEILKVRPLIKEEDGFLSIDLRSCIKEDIHKCQLLMDTMLLGLKSIEFNYGEYIKLTIEEV, from the coding sequence ATGGTTAATGTAATATTTGAAAAAAAAAATGATAATATAGTATTAGTTAAAATGAGTGGTCATGCAGAATCTACGGACCAAGGGTATGATATGGTTTGTTCTGCTATATCAGCTATATCAATTACAATAGCTAATGGTATAACAGAGATATTAAAGGTTAGACCTCTAATAAAAGAAGAAGATGGCTTTTTGAGCATAGATTTAAGATCTTGTATTAAAGAAGACATACATAAATGCCAATTGCTTATGGATACTATGTTATTAGGATTAAAAAGTATAGAATTTAATTACGGTGAATATATAAAACTTACAATAGAGGAGGTGTAG
- a CDS encoding D-alanyl-D-alanine carboxypeptidase: MKPIFYKILCCILLLPLLISNVVFAKDSKPNFKIAADGVVLMDSKTGKIIYSKNPDKPYPPASTTKIMTALLTLERGNLDDVVTIGHNPPLADGSKIYIFEGEKIKVRDLLYGLLLASANDCAEALAEYLSGSLDNFAKDMNKRAKELGCTNTNFVNPSGLYNNKHRTSARDLALIMNELVKQPEYTKIATTVSYNIPSTNKSKEKRPLWNENRLIQKNSNLYYKGCEGGKTGYTVQSDHSYVASVNKDNHRLIVALIHDKEKHFFDDAVKLFNYGFSNFTLNLLYPKDSYVTTYTNDNLKIPLYASEDFYYLKSKDDSTNPDLKLENTSLKNLKFKKGDVVLSANLSRGSNSVGSLTLKSGVDHESTLFNNKFININLTTKNIILICLAVICTIFLIFKITKKVSKCKKNNKYYL, from the coding sequence ATGAAGCCCATTTTTTATAAAATATTATGTTGTATTCTATTATTACCTTTACTTATTTCCAATGTAGTTTTCGCAAAAGATTCTAAACCAAACTTTAAAATAGCGGCTGATGGTGTTGTATTGATGGATTCCAAAACTGGTAAGATAATTTATTCGAAAAATCCGGATAAACCATATCCTCCAGCTTCCACTACAAAAATAATGACCGCTCTTTTAACTTTAGAAAGAGGTAATCTAGATGATGTTGTTACTATAGGTCATAATCCCCCTTTAGCTGATGGAAGCAAAATATACATATTTGAAGGGGAAAAAATTAAAGTAAGAGATCTATTATATGGGCTTTTACTAGCTTCTGCTAACGATTGTGCTGAAGCATTAGCTGAATATCTTAGTGGATCCTTAGATAATTTTGCAAAAGATATGAATAAACGTGCTAAAGAATTAGGCTGTACTAATACTAATTTTGTAAACCCTAGTGGATTATACAATAATAAACATAGAACTTCTGCTAGAGATTTGGCTCTTATCATGAATGAATTAGTTAAACAACCTGAATATACTAAAATAGCCACAACTGTTTCTTATAATATTCCATCTACAAATAAATCCAAAGAAAAGAGACCTTTGTGGAATGAAAATAGGCTAATACAAAAAAATTCAAACCTTTATTACAAAGGCTGTGAAGGTGGCAAAACTGGATACACCGTTCAATCAGATCATTCTTATGTAGCTAGCGTTAATAAAGATAATCATAGGCTTATAGTTGCTCTTATTCATGATAAAGAAAAACATTTCTTTGATGATGCAGTAAAACTATTTAACTATGGATTTAGTAACTTTACTTTGAATCTTTTATATCCTAAAGATTCATATGTAACTACCTATACAAATGATAATTTAAAAATCCCATTATATGCTTCAGAGGATTTTTATTATTTAAAATCAAAGGATGATAGTACAAATCCCGATTTAAAATTAGAAAATACAAGTTTAAAAAATCTTAAATTCAAAAAAGGTGATGTAGTTTTAAGTGCTAATTTAAGCCGAGGCTCTAATAGTGTAGGGAGTTTAACTTTAAAAAGTGGTGTAGATCATGAATCTACTTTGTTTAATAATAAATTTATTAATATAAATCTAACTACTAAAAATATAATTTTGATATGTTTAGCAGTTATTTGTACAATCTTTTTAATTTTTAAGATTACAAAAAAAGTTTCAAAATGTAAAAAAAATAATAAGTATTATCTTTAA